The following coding sequences are from one Nicotiana tomentosiformis chromosome 3, ASM39032v3, whole genome shotgun sequence window:
- the LOC138907762 gene encoding uncharacterized protein produces MVPKLEDPGAFTIPCTIESAKFSKALCDLGEYINLIPYLVFKALGIRKSRPTSMRMEIADHIMKRPLGVIEDVLVRVDKFILPTNFVILDYEIDYEVPIILRRPFLATGKALRDVEDGEITFWVGDEQVIFHVCMSMRQPNSNEVCSFVKLSLDLENRKTPPTKPSIEEPPTLELKPLPPHY; encoded by the exons ATGgttcctaagttggaggatcccggtgctttcacgattccttgtactaTTGAGAgtgcaaaattttccaaagccctttgtgatcttggggagtATATCAATTTGATCCCCTATTTGGTGTTCAAAGCTTTGGGAATTAGGAaatcaagacccacatctatgaggatGGAAATCGCCGATCATAtcatgaagaggccattgggagTGATTGAGGATGTGTTGGTCCGAGTTGATAAGTTTATTCTTCCGACGAACTTTGTTATTCTAGATTATGAGATTGATTATGAAGTGCCTATCATTCTTAGGAGGCCTTTCCTTGCCACGGGTAAGGCTCTTCGTGATGTGGAAGATGGAGAAATCACTTTTTGGGTTGGTGATGAACAAGTGATATTCCATGTGTGCATGTCTATgcggcaaccgaatagcaatgaagtgtgttcttttgt GAagttatctttggatcttgagaataggaagactcctcctacaaagccttctattgaagagccacctACTTTGGAATTGAAACCATTGCCACCACACTATTGA